The Paenibacillus sp. RUD330 genome has a segment encoding these proteins:
- a CDS encoding EcsC family protein, whose translation MSIHAGGGLETAAQLKSALAEVEKWEKDQKNLMIWDRLSRLPFKMLDKITPRIIHEKLGVALDELGGYIQNGGKYLVAGRKVGQLLASSNAKRGGPETGPYSLAVMDEAARKLAGERTLFATAQGATTGIGGIFTLAVDIPAVLGLSLKAIQEIGLSYGFDPTLKEERIFTVKVMQFASSDIVGKRAILEEINQQASAGEEAAQAAISRIQGWREVISVYRDNWGWKKLLQAIPVAGIFFGAYTNRGMLKDVTEAAEMLYRKRRILARLAESGE comes from the coding sequence ATGTCCATTCATGCGGGAGGCGGCCTCGAGACGGCTGCGCAATTGAAATCGGCCTTGGCTGAAGTGGAGAAATGGGAAAAGGATCAAAAAAACCTGATGATCTGGGACCGGCTGTCGCGGCTGCCGTTCAAGATGCTCGACAAGATCACCCCCAGAATCATTCATGAGAAGCTGGGCGTCGCGCTGGACGAGCTCGGCGGATATATACAGAACGGAGGAAAGTATCTGGTCGCCGGCCGGAAGGTCGGGCAGCTGCTGGCATCTTCGAATGCGAAGCGCGGCGGACCGGAGACGGGCCCTTACTCGCTGGCGGTCATGGACGAGGCGGCCCGGAAGCTCGCCGGCGAGAGGACGCTGTTCGCGACGGCGCAAGGCGCGACGACCGGCATCGGGGGGATCTTCACGCTCGCCGTGGACATTCCGGCCGTGCTCGGCCTTTCGCTCAAGGCGATCCAGGAAATCGGCCTGTCGTACGGCTTTGACCCGACGCTCAAGGAAGAGCGGATCTTCACGGTCAAGGTCATGCAATTCGCATCCTCGGATATTGTCGGGAAACGTGCTATTCTGGAAGAGATCAATCAACAGGCATCGGCCGGGGAGGAAGCCGCCCAAGCCGCGATTTCCCGCATCCAGGGATGGAGGGAAGTCATCAGCGTGTACCGCGACAACTGGGGCTGGAAAAAGCTGCTTCAGGCGATTCCCGTCGCGGGCATCTTTTTCGGAGCCTACACGAACCGGGGGATGCTGAAGGACGTGACCGAAGCGGCGGAGATGCTGTACCGGAAGCGGAGAATTCTGGCCAGACTGGCTGAAAGCGGGGAATAG